The following is a genomic window from Rhizobium sp. 11515TR.
CAGGGGATCGACGGAAGTCATCGTCGCGACCATAGGCCTGTCCGTCGGCGTATTGGACGAGAAACTCTTCTCCATCATTGTCGCCATGGCCGTCATCACTACGATGGCGATGCCGCCAACGCTTCGCTGGGCGCTTGCCCGCCTGCCGCTGCGTGAGGAGGAGCGCAATCGTCTGGAGCGCGAACAATTCGAAAGCGAGAGCTTCCTCGGAAATTTTGAACGCATCCTGCTGGCCGTCGACGGTTCGCAAAGCAGCCGCCTGGCAACCTGGATAGCCGCTTTCTTCGCGGTGACGCGCAGGATGCCCGTCACGGTGATGGATGCGCGCGAAGCCGATGAAACTCTGGACGCGCCCGATGGATCGGGAGACTTGCGTCCAGCGTCGCAAGCCAAGACAATCGCGGAAGATCTGCGCCAATACGCCACCGACCTGCTTGCGTCTGCGCCACCGGAGCAGAATTTGGCTGGCCAAGGCGATATCCATGTGACAGTTCGAGAAAAGAGCGACAAACTCGAAACTGTACTCGAAGACGTCTCCGATACAGGCCACGATCTTCTCCTTGCGGGCATCGAACCCTCCATGGGAGACGATGGTCGCTTTGGCCCGTCGCTGCAGGTCATGGCATCGGCGTTTCAAGGAATTTCGGCGATCATAACGGCACGCGGCTCGCTTCCAAAGAATCCGGGGGATCTGCGGATCCTCCTGCCCGTCAGCGGCACGGAGCGTTCCATCCGCGCTGCCGAATTCGGGCTCGCGATCGCAAAGGCGGCAAACGCCCATTGCGCACTGTTGTTAATCGTCGAGCCGCGCAACGCCAGCGCTATTCCACGCATCAGCGACCGCGGCAGCGACCATCGGGATATTTTGAACAAGGTCGGTGCAATTGCAGATTATTATGGCGTGCAGATCGAAAGGGTCGTGCAGCAAGGCCCCTCGCCGGAGCTCTCGATCCTGCGGCATGCACGCAGCGGCGGGTATAATCTGATCGTGCTCGGCGTAAGCAAAAGAGCCAGCGGCAGCCTTTCCTACGGAAGCGTCGCCGACACGATGCTGCAGACCGCCGACAGATCCTGCATTTTCATCGAAACCGATCTGGCCTCTTCCTCGCCGGCAATTCCCGAATAAACCGACCATCAGCCATGAGATGAATCAGGAGAATCGATAAAAGACATCAACGCTATTCATTTTTCCTATGCTGCCTCCTGGGCCATATTGGCCGGCAACATGATTTGACCGAGCGCACCGATGTCCGACCTTACCCTTTCGCGTAACCATGAAGAAGCCGATACGCGTGAGGGATGGAAGGTCGTCGCCGCCACCCATGTGCTGACGACCGTGACGTTCGGAGCCGCCTACTCCTTCTCCGCCACTTTGCCGGGGCTTGCTGCGGAATTCGATGCGTCGCGCGGAGAGATCGCCCTCGTCTTCTCCATTTCCGCATTTCTCTTCTACTCGCTCGGCGCGATTGCCGGGCCTCTCGCCGACAGATGGTCACCGCGCAGCCTGGTTCTTCTGGGACTGGCAGCAATGATCATTGGCTACATCGGCGGCAGTCGTGCCGGATCCCTGACGGCACTTTACATCTGGTATGGCTTCGGCGTCGGGTTTGGGATCGGCCTGTCATATGTTCCCGCGATCGGAGCGGTGCAATCCTGGTTCATCCACAAACGAAGCCAGGCGTCGGGCATCGCGACGGCGGGGATTGGCCTTGGCACCTTGATCCTGCCCTTCGCCATCGGCCAGGCTCTTCCCTTCATCGGCTGGCGAGGGTGTTTCCTGGCGCTTGCCTGCATCGCCGCCGTTTTTGGCGTGCCGGCGGCACTGCTTGTCCGCAAGCGCCGGGACGGTACGATCTCGTCCCCGGCGCACGCCGGCAACCCCAAGCTCCCCGCTATATGGCGCGACGAACGGTTCTGGCTTTTCTATATTGTGCTGCTCCTGTCCTCTTTGTGCACCTTCATCCCCTACGTTCATATCGTCGCCGCCGCCCGCGACATGGGTCTTTCGATTCAGGACGGAACCACCCTCGTTAGCGTTATCGGTGTCGGCAGCGTCATCGGCCGCTTCTTTCTGGCAGGCTTGGGAGATCGTTTCGGCCGCCGGCAACTGCTGGCATCGCTCACCCTTGCCGTCGCCGCCTCCTTTGCCATATGGGCGTCGGCATCAGGTATGATCCAGCTGATCTTGTTCGCATTGATATTCGGCATGAGCTATGGCGGGTGTGTCGGCCTTTATCCGGCGGTCGCCGCCGATCTGTTCGGCACGCGCCAGATTGGTGCAGTTATCGGATATCTCTATTCGGCCGTGGGCGTAGCGGCCTTGATCGGGCCAACTGCAGCAGGCTTTATTTTTGACCATACCGGCAGTTATTCCGGCCCGATTATTGCAAGCGGCCTCGCGGCATTCGTAGCAGGCTTCATAGCGTTGCGCCTTGGGAAAAAGTCCTAGAGCTGGGCCGCGATTGCCGCCTTGTCGATGACAGACCAGACGTTCCGGATTCGCCTGTCCAGAAACTCATAGAAGACATTCTCGGCAAACTGTACCCTTCTGCCATTCACCGCCATACCGAACAGCATGCCCGTCGGCCTGCAATCAAATTGCAGGCGGCTCGCGACGCGTGGCGGTTCGCAGATCAGTAAAGTGATATCGAAATGAAGATCGGGAATGGCGCGAAAATCATCTTCGAGCATTTGCCGATAGCCTGATAGCCCGACATGGGCGCCATTATAGCACACGTCTTCGTGGACGAATTTACGCAGATTTGGCCAATCTTGTCCGTTGAGACAGGCAATATAGCCTCGGTAGATCTCGGACAGATCGACGTTTGCCATTCTCATCACCCTCGACCTGGAGACGGCCTGTGCTTCAGGCCGATGCCTGCAGACGGCGGCGGCCTGTATGCATCATCGTGATCGGATGCTTGAGCGCAAGTGCCGGACGGCCGATATGGTATCCCTGAACGGCATCGATGCCAAAGGATTTGACGAGATTGAGTTGCTCCTCGTCCTCCACGCCCTCGACCAGGATGCGATGGCCGCGATTGCGCACCAGACCGATGATATCCTCGAGAAGGATCTTCGCGCCGTCGTTGCTTGCCGCATCATGCAGGAAGGATTTGTCGATCTTGACGGTTTCGAATTCCATCAGACGAAGCCAGGACAACCCGGCAAAACCTGTGCCGAAATCATCCAGCCAGAATTTGATGCCGAGCTTCTTCAGATCCTGAATGCTGTCGAGCACATCGGGGCGTATCTCCATGTCGACGCCCTCGGTGATCTCGAACGCCACCCTGTGACCCGAAACGCCCGTTTCCGCCAGAATAGCGGCCACCTGCGCGGCGAAACCCGGAGCCCGCAGCTGGATCGGGGAGACGTTGATGCTGACCGTGTCGACAATGTCGCGGGTAAGCAAATCACAGCAGGCCCTTCTGATCGCCCAATAGCCGAGCTCCATGATGGCCCCGGTGCGCTCCGCTATCGGGATAAAGACGGCCGGAGAAGCATTCGACCCATCGAGCAACTGCAGACGCATCAGAGCTTCATAGGCACCGATTTCTCCGGTCTGGAGATATTGGATCGGCTGATAAACCAGCGAGACGAGGTTCTGCTGGATGGCGATCTTCAGAATGGCTGCGATATTCTCGCTCGCATCACCGCCGGGCAGCTCGTTCGGATCGAATATCCGTGCGCAATTGCGGCCGCTCGCCTTTGCCGAATACAGCGCACGGTCGGCCTCGTTGATCACATTCTCCAGCTTCGCGCCGGCGACGTCTCTCGTAATGGTCGCTCCAACGCTCACCGTGACATGCCGGAAGCCGTCCAGGCGCTGTGCATGGACGATATCGAGAGCTTCGATCCCCTGACAAATGGCATCCGCCAGAGCCAGCGCATCCGAGCTGCTCTCCAGATCGAGGATAACGATGAATTCCTCGCCGCCGTAACGTCCGACCGTTGCCCCGAGTGGAGCGACGATGTTCGACAGCGCATTGGCAACCGTCACAAGACAGTGATCACCCTCCTGATGGCCGTAATAATCATTGTACTTCTTAAAGAAGTCGACATCGACCAGCAGGATGGCGAATGCTGCGCCCTTCTCGCGCCAGCGATCCCAAAACTGTTTCAGCCTTATATCGGCAGCTCTTCTGTTCTCCATCCCGGTCAGGGAATCGGTGATGGAGAGCCGCAGAAGAGCTTCGCCGCGTTCTGTCGCCTGGCGCTGCTGCAACTCCGCTTCTCTGGCATTGAGAAAGACGTTGAAACGCTCCTTGTTCAGTTTCCAGTTCACATAGGAGGTGAATACGAAGCAACAGAGATAGAAGGTGGTGAAGGCCAGACAATAGGCGGCGCTGTAGTGAAATTCCGTCAGCGACAGCAGGAAAAAGGCGAAGATCAGCCCCGACGAGAGCAGTGCCAAACCGAATTCGAGGCTGAAGAAAAGGTTAACGCCCATCATGAAGATGGCGCCGAAGGCGGCATAA
Proteins encoded in this region:
- a CDS encoding MFS transporter → MSDLTLSRNHEEADTREGWKVVAATHVLTTVTFGAAYSFSATLPGLAAEFDASRGEIALVFSISAFLFYSLGAIAGPLADRWSPRSLVLLGLAAMIIGYIGGSRAGSLTALYIWYGFGVGFGIGLSYVPAIGAVQSWFIHKRSQASGIATAGIGLGTLILPFAIGQALPFIGWRGCFLALACIAAVFGVPAALLVRKRRDGTISSPAHAGNPKLPAIWRDERFWLFYIVLLLSSLCTFIPYVHIVAAARDMGLSIQDGTTLVSVIGVGSVIGRFFLAGLGDRFGRRQLLASLTLAVAASFAIWASASGMIQLILFALIFGMSYGGCVGLYPAVAADLFGTRQIGAVIGYLYSAVGVAALIGPTAAGFIFDHTGSYSGPIIASGLAAFVAGFIALRLGKKS
- a CDS encoding putative bifunctional diguanylate cyclase/phosphodiesterase produces the protein MTNRPDELRALYKAYSNDARRALARSGLWLAVPVYVLFLITDLVFIPDVSHVTIPARFLIGGFSLLTLEMQFSRQRRAGELEATCAAAVVLGYVVWLLPALQTANAEAFSYYAAFGAIFMMGVNLFFSLEFGLALLSSGLIFAFFLLSLTEFHYSAAYCLAFTTFYLCCFVFTSYVNWKLNKERFNVFLNAREAELQQRQATERGEALLRLSITDSLTGMENRRAADIRLKQFWDRWREKGAAFAILLVDVDFFKKYNDYYGHQEGDHCLVTVANALSNIVAPLGATVGRYGGEEFIVILDLESSSDALALADAICQGIEALDIVHAQRLDGFRHVTVSVGATITRDVAGAKLENVINEADRALYSAKASGRNCARIFDPNELPGGDASENIAAILKIAIQQNLVSLVYQPIQYLQTGEIGAYEALMRLQLLDGSNASPAVFIPIAERTGAIMELGYWAIRRACCDLLTRDIVDTVSINVSPIQLRAPGFAAQVAAILAETGVSGHRVAFEITEGVDMEIRPDVLDSIQDLKKLGIKFWLDDFGTGFAGLSWLRLMEFETVKIDKSFLHDAASNDGAKILLEDIIGLVRNRGHRILVEGVEDEEQLNLVKSFGIDAVQGYHIGRPALALKHPITMMHTGRRRLQASA
- a CDS encoding ester cyclase, with protein sequence MANVDLSEIYRGYIACLNGQDWPNLRKFVHEDVCYNGAHVGLSGYRQMLEDDFRAIPDLHFDITLLICEPPRVASRLQFDCRPTGMLFGMAVNGRRVQFAENVFYEFLDRRIRNVWSVIDKAAIAAQL